The DNA window AAGAATCTTGACAAGAAAGTTTGtaaaagagagattttttaaaagatgataagtttatttaattatcaagattttattagGATTGtctttgtataatattttaaaacgaCACTTTTAACGTTAATTTagtttaaaacctaaaaaatatacacaattttaaattttaatttatttaaaagtggTGTTGCGGTaacttttcaaagtgctttttatttggaaatgtatcaaaataataatttttatttttaaaaaattatttttgatattagcgcatcaaaataatttaaaaacaccaaaaaaatattaatttgaagtaaagaaaaaaactaaaataaatttaaatttgttcaaaaacgtttttgaaacccaaaaataaacatgaaggATTCtaaataatcaacatttaatCTATGAAAACCTAGGGTttctttagaattttaaaaacaacaacaaaaattgatttaaaatcaaAGAGTTGTTTGGATTCtaaataatcaacatttaatataaagattttgTATTAGgtgtgaattttaattttaaaaaaattacaaatcattATTTAGGTATTGGATCTCATCATACCTCATAATTTAGCTTCCAACTCTAGCTTTGCCTTTGATATAGGTTCTTTGTTCGTATAAGATCACCAAATTGTTCTAACCTTTCATTTTGAATTCGTTAATTACAATGTTgattagggattttttttatttaaaattcgtTGTCATTCTCCTCActaaagagagaagaaagataaaaacattGTAAGAACCTACATATTTCTCTCAATATTAATACTATAtaagtaatatttattttttttaatattatataaaaaaatatttatccctTATTAATGTTATGTAGAAAATATCTATCCTTCATCCTCATATACTATGGTGTATTTAGAGGAATTAGTTTCTTAACACTTGtattacttaattaatttataatatttttctttaatctctAAAAGATTGcttagaattattttataaatgaatatatttaaatatttattaaataaatatatttatttttcaaatgatttcatataaatttattgattataatgaaattaatttgtttaatttttgaatcatgtaaatatttttaactggACTTAAGTGAAAATTAGGAATAGTTGAATTATCTTtcaaataattagtaatttatagttaggataaatatatataaattttaaaaataataattaaacacaaatttcACCTAACATCATACCATTGAATAATGCAAGACTATAaccaaaataatcattaaaaactaACTTagtattcaattttataatttgatgaattttgatataatttaattatttttagattttaatactttatatttattgttgacttgcttttatgttattttaaatttttgatagTTAAAATAAACTATCAAAATAGTAATATATAGTTTAGGAGCAATTcaagtaatttatttatgttatgtagtgttttaagaatataaaaatatgaaaataaggGAATAATCCTATATTATAGAATCCATTCTAAATAATagcctatatttaaaaaaatatttctttttttacctttttaattAGATATAGAGTTAAATTCcttactatatttaaaaaataaaaaaatattttttaaataatttctaacaataattattttaaataacaaaggCCAACCAAATGAAGCTTTATTATAACAATCATAGTTCAACCTCTCTCTCTCGAATGACTTTGCAGTTTAAATAAagattgattaaaatataattttatttttttatgtttttaaattattttgatatattaattttaaaaataaaaaatattataatatatttgtaacaaaaatgatttaaaaacgaATCATTATCAAACCTCccccagcaaaaaaaaaaagcaaaccagATGGATgtatattataaaaatgataGTTAGTTGAACCTACCTCGTATGCTCGATGATGGCCCATCCAATTATTGCTGAGTAAGGTTGGATCCAGCCAGTCTCCAGGCCAACACGTTCTCGTGATTTCTGCCCTCATCTCTGGGACTCCTTTTTCACTTTCTCGCCTTGACTGCTGTCCTCGTCAAACCGTAGAGCTCACAtttatcattgatttttatttatttatttatttattaattaacaacaCACTCAAACATAAATACTGTAGTAAGGAATACTACTTTTTCatgtgattttattttggtGTGCCTCTAAGCCAaatgtttgttgttgtttttttaatttattctcttGTTTAGTTTTTTGGATATCAATATTTAACactcataaaaatttattagatcTTCTAAATACATGTgaagatgtatttttaaaattatttgaaaataaatttaattgaaaatacattatcatcgaataaaataaaaataaaatcatagtgTACACGCACGTTGCCAACTTACCTGAGTCTTAAACAGAGGGAAAAACTTGCCCCTCCAACTAGTCATTGGTTGCCGTAACGTGCGCGCACTCTTTTACTTGGTTACTTGGTTATTTGGTTATTATATTCCCAAACTCAACCTTTccgttttcaaattattttcattctcCAAAATATCctcacattaattattttttaattggttagaaattaaatttggttagaaattgaaatttccaaattatttggttagaaattgaatttattttttaatagtaatggGTTTAGATTCTTTAAAGGTTACTACTAGAGACTTATACATTTATTAACTTCATGatctattaaattaattaagatatatacaAGTTATATACactcacattaattaaaaaaaaaaacatcttaagaagtattaaaattattaataaaaatcaaaattaaaatttaaaataacattgcaaattatatatttagataagATTTAGCTATGTCTGactataaaaacaaagataatagTGATAGGGTaaacatgtttctttttatttttaattttaaaatatatttattttatatttttatacctaTCTTTTCTTGTAAACAAGATAAACTTAAGCTTAGTGTttgtttttcggtttttttaaaattcttaatttttaattattctgataggttaattttaaaaataaaaagatattattttaatatatttataatttggttttaaaaaaactactatcAACACGATCGCAAGCATTTACTTAATAGTAATTTAACACCTAATCTTTCTTCgtttcaatattatattatctTCATCTATCCCTTTCAACATTCCACACTTCTTCTCTGTGTCTACAAACTTCTCTGACTTCTAATCCATACCCTTCCTCCAAAATCCCTGAAATCTGTTTCTCCTCGAAAAACCCATTTgcatgatctccaaaacttgaAATTCTTCCAATCATGGCGGCGGCGACAATGGCGACGGCGGCGGGAGCAGCGATGCTGATGTATTACATAATAATCCGGAGACTAGCGGCAGCGAAGGGCGTTGATTTATCGAAATCGAGGTCGGGGACGAGGAGGATTGCCAGAAGACCGGTACAAGCGCCTGCCACTTGGCTAGAAACAATAACAACATTATCAGAGACGCTTAGGTTCACTTACTCTGAGACTTTAGGAAAATGGCCCATTGGTGACTTGGCTTTTGGAATCAATTATCTCTTAAGGAGACAGGTATATATTAAGAACtgtgttttgatttatattggGTTGTGTTAaatttgggttttgtttttaaagtttgtCTTTTTATCATTGAGTAtgtgaattttaatatttttttgtgcgTTCAGTTATTTTAGTTGTGAAGAGAGAAAGGAGATAGTTGCTATTTTTGTAAAAACTGATGCTCTAGTTTAATGAGTAATTTATTTGTCGAAAATGTGTggtctttttttatgattttttgtgtgtgttttgagttatttttggCTTTTTAATGTAggcatttttttagttatattttgCTTTCTGGTGTAAGAATCTAGAGTTTACTGCTTATTTAGTTGTTGTTTAGTTAAGCTAAAAGGAGTTAATTAGTGTTTTGATTGCTGTAAAGACGTACTTTACTGTAATTGGTTATGTATACTTTGGTTGGCCTTCTGCTTAAGATCAAGTGtaattagttatttatttgttcaaaTTTGTATATTTACGGGAATAATGCAGCAGCCCTAGATGCAGATGACATGCCTTAATCTTAAACTTTGATTTGTATTACTCTTTTCTTAGGCCTTTGAGGTTTAGTTAATGTGTTTAAtcgagggtttttttttttgtgtagggTAATTTCCATGTTGCAAGTGTATATGCTGGTGGTAATTCTGTACAGCTGAAAGGCCCTGACATTATAGCAGAGATGTACGATCTATTGAGATTGTTGACCCTTTGCATGTATTTTTCAAAGAAGCCATTCCCGATCTTTTTGGAGTTGGCAGGATTCTCTCAGGAGGATGTTCTTATTCAGAAGCCAAAAGCAGGGGTAGGTGACAATCTATAATGCAATTTGTTAGTGTGCTTTGATCTCTTTCTTTACATTTAAAGTAAACCTGTAAACTTCTTTTACATAGGGATTTACATTATGGCTCCTTATCCTCTCTTTAGATATAGTTTAGCCTGTATTATgggtttttatcaattttaagtAGATTTTTCTGCATTTCTCGTTCTGTTTGTTCTTTCTAAAACGCTGTGCATACACAGCAATTTCCTTTACAGGTGAAACGTCCTGCTTTTACACCATTAAGAAGATTCCTTACGTGGTGCCCCTTGTCAAAATAAATTCACAAAGGACTGTGGAAACAAAAAGCTGATTTTAAATACCTTATTTTACAGTTTGTGGCTGTTATTtctgaaaaggaaagaaatagaAAGGTACACTATTGTAAGACATTGTCTTTCCTACTTGGCATGCCCCAACTAGGAGACTTGAACTGGATAACATCATTTGTGATTGGTGACATAGTCAATGGACCCCAAATCTTAAGCATGCCTAAAACTCAAGACTGCATGCCTAAAACTCAAGACTGCATGCCTTTTCTTATCAACCTTTTCCTCTTAGATTTACTTGTCCCAGAAAGGTTATGACACTGAACATACTTAAGATTCTTTTTCATGATTCAGCTCAGTTTAAAGCATCAATATATGAGGTGTGCAACTTTTTTCCATTGTAACAGTATTCTGGAAGAACTTGTTTAGATGATGTTCTTCCCATGTATCGTAATCTCTCCATGATCCTACTTTCtgctttatttttgttcaaaatgttaaatgagtattccttttaatttccaCAAGTTTGGATGCAGCTTCTGAAGCCTGCTTTCACAATTATACatgataaaaattcaaaacaactcCTTCTACTGATTCGCGGTACTCATAGCATCAAAGATACACTAACAGCAGCAACTGGTGCAGTGGTCCCCTTTCACCATTCAGTTTTACATGATGGTTGGATTAGTAATTTAGTTTTAGGCTATGCACACTGTGGAATGGTTGCTGCAGCTCGTTGGATTGCCAAGATGAGCTCTCCTCTCCTGCTTAGGGTACATGGTGAATATCCCGACCACAAAATTAAggtaattgaatatattttttggcaTGGATTCATCTTTCTCATATTAATGTCTCTGGTATACACTAACATGGTATTAGTGTAAGATGCTGACATGTAGTAAGGTTTACCTGTCTTTGAACTCGCCTCTAATTATTCGATTATCATTTACAGATTGTTGGGCATTCACTTGGTGGTGGTACTGCAGCATTATTAACCTATATACTTAGAGAACAAAAGGAGCTCTCTTCAAGTACCTGTGTCACATTTGCCCCAGGCATGTGCTATTGACTCCTGgtgatcttttattttgttttgacatTTACTTGGTTAAGCTTGTACTGGATTGGATACTTGTCATGCTTGCCGTTTACATTTGAACACCAATATTAATTTCTAAACTGAGATTCTGTGCTGTAGGTGCAATATTCTGTTTTCAGGATAAACCCCTGGGTTTTCTTGTCATCGTGTGTGAAATGCTCTTTGCACTTTGATTCTTATGGAAGATCTTATTTGGTTGAAAGAGGGTATACCTCCGGGTTACTTTGATACGCTCTCTAAATGCCTTTCATTACTTTATTTGCAGCTGCATGTATGACATGGGATTTAGCAGAATCAGGCAAGCATTTCATTACCACTGTCATTAATGGATCTGATCTGGTGCCTACATTTTCAGCTGCCTCTGTTGATGATCTTCGCTCTGAGGTTCTGAAATTTGTTCCTGAGAGGGTCAAACATTGATGTTCATTCTTTACCATCCACTGTCAAACTCCTGACTTTTAAATGGTTGTCAACCAGGTCACAGCATCTTCATGGCTAAATGATTTGAGGGATCAGGTTGAGCATACCAGAGTCCTAAATGTTGTTTATCGCTCTGCTACTGCCTTGGGATCCCGTCTACCATCCATAGCTAGTGCGAAAGCCAGGGTTGCTGGTGCAGGTGCACTTCTGCGACCTGTCTCCAGCAGCACTCAGGTAACATGATGCTTGTGGTTGTGAATTAGTGGTCCAGGGACTTGTAATCAAGCCACCGTCATTTAGTTCTAATTTGGAACGAGTAAAAACACCTGTAACTCACATTTTGTCTCCGAATTGAATCAGGATCAAGATAGGATTTTTctgaattttataattgtttgataTAGGTTGTGATGAAGCGAGCACAAGATGTTGCCCAAGCTGTTGCCAGAACACGCCCATCTTTAGCATCATGGTCGTGTATGGGGCAACGTCGACGTTCTGTGGGCCCTTCTTTGGTAAATTCTAACACACAGGATTTGCCTGAAGCTACTATAGTATCTGAAAACTCTGAAGCTCTTGTGACTGAAGTCCAGACAAAAGACTCACTGCAGATCCTACTTGAGTCAAGCTGTGGTTCAGGTCACGATGATGCCAGGGAAGATGAGCCATTTTTATCTGATGATAGGGTAATGACCTCATCAGTCATGGAAGAGGTTACTGAAGGTCAATTGTGGTATGAACTGGAGAGGGAGCTACAAAGGCAAGAGAGCGAAGTTGATATCCAAGCGCAGGAGGAAGAAGCCGCTGCAGCAAATGAGATttttgaagaagagaatgaTCTCGCCAAAGCAGCTGAAGCAAAAACTCACATCACCTCAGAGGATCTGTCAGAGAGCCAACTGTTCTATCCTCCTGGCAGAATCATGCATGTCATTTCCATACCTTCATCAGATACTGCTAACTTAGAACTTGATGAACCCACGGAAGAACACGTAGGTTTATACGAGACTCCCAGAGAACTGTATAGTAAGATCCGACTGTCCAGAACGATGATCAACGATCATTACATGCCTATGTATAAGAAGATGATGGAATTATTAATCCAAGAACTGAAAAATGATGAGGATTGTAGCTGTGTTATGTTTGAAGATTGAATATCTATAATAGAAAATTCGCATCAATCACCGATATTTTATGATCTCGAGAAAATATATACACGTTGGAATATTAGGCTTACAGATTTTCAGTGTTAAGTCTTGTCATTGTTATAAAACCTGAGAATCAACTCCAACTTAGTGTGACTCAGGATCAAGTTGGGAATTTAgaaattgacttttttattttctgtaaagtagtttttagaaaattattttttaaattttcttgtatttatttgttattaaaaaaattggttaatgaaaaatactttttaataaaaaacaaaatttgacttggttttcagaaaattgtttctttgaaaaatttgaatggaaaacacttttcagaagttgtgaaaaatttagaaatgtcataatatttgctgattatatcaaatttgatccttaaacttttgattgttatatatatttttgttttgaatatttatttttcaattttatctcttaaaatttaatttttatattaaatttattctttatttttataattgttatttttttttcttattatttttttattgaaattttttatctatcaaatttgatccttattatagttacttattttatttgaaataatttatgaaatgttaattattattattttaatttcttcatcttttatttatttgttattttttagatttgatttatgttattttgatcattatttattttatttgagataatttatgaaattatatatatatatatatatattttaatttcattctcattcaactttttaatttgtaagatttgttccttattattttaataaacttgagaaaaataaaacattaataagttattttccagtttattttccatgacataaccaaacactcgaaaatatttttcaacttattttttattacactatcaaatatcaaaaattaattcactttaaaaaaaaaattaatttaaaaaaaaaacagcctaaGTACTTTTTAAGTGATATTTAGTTTTTACTATTTCAAGATTATTTTCTTCTAAAACAAAACCCAGGTCGACTTTTCATGGCCTGCCACCTTACCCCATACCCCATACCCAAGAATCAAACAACATCACAACTtgggattttattaattttaagcacAAAAGATGTCGGATTTTAAAGAGAATTTTTGAAAGAGAACGAAAACAAAAACTTCTTTCATGATAGATTTGAAAGAGAATTTTCGTCTTCATTTTCTGGTTTATGAAAAACACCctcttctttaaaatttatgttctGAGTTGATTCTTGATTTGCAGGCTGACctcttttttttaggttagactAGGTTTTCCATGACTTAGTTTttgttgaataatttatttaggtTTTTGCGCGTTTTAATCAATAATAGAGGGTTCTAGCACATTTTAtccataagaaaataaaagattcaaaatgcAAATCCTTGGATAAGAAATTACATATGCattaaccaaaattttttttgataaaaatattgatttggaTACAAGTTAGGTGAACCCCTAACCTTCCTCCATATCCAACTATAGTaacaactaattaaattttaagagataaaatctaactgattaaattttaaatttgttattttagagGTTACTAGTTTGAGTTTCACAAAACTTAAAACCATTGAAAACTTACATAGTCATTAATTTCAAGATCCgtataattaattaaggtaCATAGAAGCTAACTCAAATACTCacattaatagataaaaaaaaactaattagatTTTATCCATATTCAATTTGATCCCAATCAAGTACTCGATTTTTTCTCATAAATGAAAAGtttgaaactaaaattaatacaaaaaactatttaatgataaaattgaaacataTAATTTCCACAGGggcattttttagatttgtcctactaataaaaagaagaagaaaaaaaaagagccaggaaaaaaacaaaaatcaaacacttCTTATGTATTATAAcatacatttgtttttattacggCTGACACTGCATAAGAatgaaatcaaagagaaaaGATGGATGAGGTAATTTAAttgttcaattttaaatttatttttttaaaaattattgatttgaatgttataaattttaaaattattaaaaatttatataattattaattttaaaacctggaGTATTTAGTTAAAGTAAATAGTAAGTTAGCCTGAATTTctacaattaaacaaaaaaagaaaaaaacaaagagaaaaggctTCAGATTATTGGAAATAACACCACCTTTGTCGTAATCGATACATGACTCTAAATTCCAATTTCCAAACAACGACAAGACCAATCTTTCCTCGGCCATTCGAAGTGTTTGAGGAACGTTATTTCGGTGCCTTTATGTAGCCTACGTGAGTGGAGTTTCCAACCCTGGTTAGGGTATGGAGATCATAAGCAATCCAACACTTGAATGTCTCCTTGTTGTAAAAGTAACCCAAGCACTTGCAATCGCCTGAACATTTCCTCGGACAATCGTCCTCATTCATCGGACCAGTCCCGCTTGTGTGCTTACTCATATGTAATGATCAACCCCTTCCAGCTTGTAGTAGTAGAATTTCTTGGATCCACATGAAGACGACCTCACAGGCTGACAGTCCCTGCTCCAACCCATTAGTCCGTTCGGCAACGGGCAAGCAACACATTGGTTATCCTCACACAGTCCAAAGCGACCGCACCTCTCCGGCAATTGACACTCACTCTCCCAGCCCGAATCTCTAGAGAAAAGGGTGAAGGTCACTTGAAATCCATCATTGCTGTTCGCTTTATCATAGAAGGTGTGGATCCTAAGATTCCCATCTATCCCGAGTCGAAGAAACGACAGTACTGTGTTGTTGTAGTTGACTGTGGTGAGTATGGCATCTTGGAAAGGAGTTGAAAGagcaaaatcataataaaatccATCGACTTCTCCTCGGCTATACAGAGTTACATTCTGAATACGACCCTTGGATTCGCTTACCTTGTCTGGTGTGTAGTAAAGATAAGGCCTAGGAGAGCTAGGGCTCTTGTAGTACATGGCTAGTCTTTTGGGTTCCAAAACCAAGCTGTATGGTCCATCGGAGTTTTGCTTCTCAGATGCCCGACTCACAAGCCTAGCCGTTCCTTCAAGACGAAGAGACTGCCCCGCTAGAAGAGTATCGGTGGGATGGTCAAAACTCTGCCAAACAAAACCGCCCCTTCGAATCATGAAGCACCATGTTGCCATTGGGAAGGAGTTGCAGGCCAACAACTCCTTTCCGGGCAGTGTAGGTTTGCCAGGCAATGCTTCCATCGACATCAGCCAAGACAAGGTTTCCATCTTCACCAAGAGTGAGAGTGGCGTTTACACGTACTGCTTTGCCTCGGTTGGCTTCCCAGACAAAATACATCTTTGGAGATGCGAGAGGGTTTCCCATGCGGAGAGCGAGAGTGAAGGCATCAGGGGTGGTGTTGTAAAAGCTAAGCTGGAAAGGGTAGTTATCAATGCCTATGAGACGATAATATGCCCCGTATTCTACCGAGTAGTCCTCCCCGAAAAATGTGTCGACGGGGATCTGAAATCTGGCTGACGGAGGGACAGAAGCTTGAGCAATCAAGGAAAAGATTGAGCCGTAGAGGAGGCAGAGGGAAAGCAAGGAGACTTCATGAAGAAAAGAGGACATTTTCCTTgggtctgatgtagaacaaaggCAGGCAGGTC is part of the Populus alba chromosome 10, ASM523922v2, whole genome shotgun sequence genome and encodes:
- the LOC118057368 gene encoding uncharacterized protein, coding for MAAATMATAAGAAMLMYYIIIRRLAAAKGVDLSKSRSGTRRIARRPVQAPATWLETITTLSETLRFTYSETLGKWPIGDLAFGINYLLRRQGNFHVASVYAGGNSVQLKGPDIIAEMYDLLRLLTLCMYFSKKPFPIFLELAGFSQEDVLIQKPKAGLLKPAFTIIHDKNSKQLLLLIRGTHSIKDTLTAATGAVVPFHHSVLHDGWISNLVLGYAHCGMVAAARWIAKMSSPLLLRVHGEYPDHKIKIVGHSLGGGTAALLTYILREQKELSSSTCVTFAPAACMTWDLAESGKHFITTVINGSDLVPTFSAASVDDLRSEVTASSWLNDLRDQVEHTRVLNVVYRSATALGSRLPSIASAKARVAGAGALLRPVSSSTQVVMKRAQDVAQAVARTRPSLASWSCMGQRRRSVGPSLVNSNTQDLPEATIVSENSEALVTEVQTKDSLQILLESSCGSGHDDAREDEPFLSDDRVMTSSVMEEVTEGQLWYELERELQRQESEVDIQAQEEEAAAANEIFEEENDLAKAAEAKTHITSEDLSESQLFYPPGRIMHVISIPSSDTANLELDEPTEEHVGLYETPRELYSKIRLSRTMINDHYMPMYKKMMELLIQELKNDEDCSCVMFED